From a single Nicotiana tomentosiformis chromosome 2, ASM39032v3, whole genome shotgun sequence genomic region:
- the LOC104111834 gene encoding peptidyl-prolyl cis-trans isomerase FKBP43-like — MAFWGAFIEPGKPYTLQLHNNKRRVRISQATLGERSGLWKSRSIVRCAIGSQLPISICSLCKEFHCCQLDLEFEEFDDVVFSVVGPRGIHIAGYYLPSNGTSSKSTGTDELGVDLYGEDISNAVCEKNTELTASKPALLEIQTVADDNRRQWINSFDDDAGKIGLLLPVEGRGTSFNNTATDCGLKEDTPMAMNNSSCPPTIIRCQKSITGKDSNKSPQPVTEMCHSQERKKEKKRKIENQENRCDSNISSFSWRWKIEAHLQLLRRSIRVPCHQILTLSDGMTLPRAPNKSPEPVTEMCHSQDRTKEKKRKIENQKNRCDSNISSSQLEMENQSSLATPKEITENATSPQVLTLSDGVTFEVLVKGKQDGKAASIGKQVKIYFTAKLRGTG; from the exons ATGGCATTTTGGG GGGCTTTTATAGAACCAGGGAAACCTTACACGCTACAGTTGCATAATAATAAAAGGCGTGTTCGGATTTCACAG GCGACACTGGGGGAGCGTAGTGGATTGTGGAAATCAAGATCGATAGTTCGATGTGCCATTGGCAGTCAACTTCCAATTTCGATCTGCTCATTGTGCAAGGAATTTCATTGCTGTCAGTTGGATCTTGAGTTCGAGGAGTTTGATGATGTTGTTTTCTCAGTTGTCGGTCCACGTGGCATCCACATTGCCGGTTATTACCTCCCTTCCAACGGAACCAGCAGTAAAAGTACTGGAACTGATGAACTTGGAGT TGACTTGTATGGAGAAGATATTAGCAATGCAGTATGTGAGAAAAATACAGAGTTGACAGCTAGCAAACCAGCGTTGCTGGAAATCCAAACCGTTGCTGATGATAATAGGCGCCAATGGATCAACAGCTTCGATGATGATGCAG GCAAAATAGGGCTTTTGCTTCCGGTTGAGGGGAGAGGTACAAGCTTTAATAATACAGCAACTGATTGCGGACTCAAAGAAGATACACCAATGGCTATGAATAACAGCAGCTGTCCACCAACTATAATTCGATGTCAGAAATCAATCACTGGAAA AGATTCAAACAAAAGTCCCCAACCAGTAACTGAAATGTGCCATTCTCaggagagaaagaaagaaaagaaaaggaagattGAAAACCAAGAAAACCGTTGTGACTCAAATATTTCGTCATTCAGTTGGAGATGGAAAATCGAAGCTCACTTACAACTCTTAAGGAGATCAATTAGAGTGCCATGTCATCAGATACTTACATTATCAGATGGAATGACGTTGCCAAG AGCTCCAAACAAAAGTCCCGAACCAGTAACTGAAATGTGCCATTCTCAGGATAGaacgaaagaaaagaaaaggaagattGAAAACCAAAAAAATCGTTGTGACTCAAATATATCATCATCTCAATTGGAGATGGAAAATCAAAGCTCACTTGCAACTCCTAAGGAGATCACTGAGAATGCCACATCACCACAGGTACTTACATTATCAGATGGAGTGACTTTTGAGGTGCTGGTGAAGGGAAAACAAGATGGAAAAGCAGCTTCCATAGGAAAGCAG GTCAAAATTTATTTCACTGCCAAATTAAGAGGTACAGGATGA
- the LOC138906342 gene encoding uncharacterized protein, whose amino-acid sequence MILFVVDHLPDVTQNAPILSQQDDEPHVEHKRSSRPSNPPLWLQDYVTTSKGSKCHYPVSSYVDYYSISPSYKQVLATYSAISEPTSFKEAATDPKWIAAMKLEITALEDNHTWSIVDLPLGKTPISCRWVYRI is encoded by the coding sequence ATGATCCTTTTTGTTGTTGATCACTTGCCTGATGTTACTCAAAATGCACCTATTCTTTCTCAACAAGATGATGAGCCTCATGTTGAACACAAAAGGTCTTCTAGACCAAGCAATCCACCTCTGTGGCTGCAAGACTATGTCACTACCTCGAAAGGCTCTAAGTGTCATTATCCTGTATCTTCCTATGTGGACTATTATTCCATTTCTCCATCATATAAGCAGGTCCTTGCAACTTATTCAGCTATTTCAGAACCAACTTCCTTCAAAGAAGCTGCAACTGATCCCAAGTGGATAGCAGCAATGAAGTTGGAGATTACAGCACTTGAAGATAACCACACTTGGAGTATTGTTGACTTGCCACTTGGGAAGACTCCCATTAGTTGCAGGTGGGTTTATAGAATTTAA
- the LOC138906339 gene encoding uncharacterized protein: MASDFMDRFRFNIENAPNIFYIQNLKKKPTKTFREYATQWRSKAAKVRLALEEEQMNKFFVRAQDPQYYERLMVIENHKFFDIIKLGERIEEGIKSGIVTNFEALQATNKALQSKGISKKKEVGAVMVAQGPKSPLTHQTPPPTYQPSLPIYQQPAATYHTYNTKPTYYHSPPPARQNYQKPRPNFNRRTPRQYTPIAEPIDQLYERLKAASYVTPILAVAMENSSQWINPNKTCAYHSSMKGHPIDECRTLKDKIQILIDTKVIQAKEVAPNVHNNPLPDHRGEGVNVIETDEEWDPEGSIRLIRDGGDPKTSPVTPTPIVVQTQAPIKVEVAALAPIEVKETTPFTVIVAPTPYYKSDIISWDYVAEAIRKGKAKIEETGATRGMTRTGRVYTPEHLGGTNKKATSKPPVIETGLDDLWRKVQAREYFVVDHLNKTPAQISILSLLQNYETHKNALIKVLSEAYIATNITSGEVANMVRQGPDRWGSSLNICPLTTMKILGKVLHEIRAGSMNVKAFDGSQRATIREINLSLQMGPT, from the exons atggcgtcagatttcatggatagattTAGGTTCAATATAGAAAATGCACCaaacattttctacattcaaaatctcaagaagaaaccaacgaaaaccttccgcgagtatgctactcagtGGAGATCTAAAGCTGCGAAAGTAAGGCtggcacttgaagaagaacaaatgaataagttcttcgtcagagctcaagacccgcaatactacgaaaggctgatggttattgaaaaccataaattcttTGACATCATAaagttgggagaaagaatagaagaagggattaaGAGTGGAATAGTGACAAATTTCGAAGCACTCcaggccacaaataaagctttgcaatcaaaaggtatctccaagaagaaagaagtgggtgcagtaatggtagcccaaggtccgaagtctcccCTCACacaccaaacacctccacccacataccagCCTTCACTCCCCATATACCAACAACCCGCTGCCacctaccacacttataacaccaaACCCAcatattaccactcaccaccaccagcccgccaaaattaccaaaaaccaagACCAAATTTCAACCGTAGAACACCTAGACAATACACTCcgattgctgaacccatagaccaactatacgagagactgaaggctgCCAGTTACGTTACTCCCATTCTTgctgttgctatggaaaactcttctcagtggattaatccaaacaagacatgtgcctatcactcaagcATGAAAGGTCATCCCATTGATGAGTGTCGCACTCTGAAGGACAAGATTCAGATATTAATTGATactaaagtcatacaggcaaaagaGGTTGCACCCAATGTTCATAACAATCCTCTTCCGGATCATAGAGGTGAGGGAGTAaatgtgatagagaccgatgaagaatgggatccAGAAGGGTCAATTAGACTCATTCGGGACGGGGGTGATCCTAAAACATCCCCAGTCACTCCCACGCCTATCGTGgtacaaacccaggcaccgatcAAAGTTGAGGTAGCCGCACTAGCGCCGATTGAAGTCAAGGAGACCACACCCTTCACCGTGATAGTAGCACCTACACCATATTATAAGTCTGATATTATatcatgggattatgttgcggaagcaataAGGAAAGGAAAAGCGAAAATAGAAGAAACAGGTGCAACACGAGGCATGactagaactggtagggtttatacaCCCGAGCACTTGGGAGGGACAAACAAAAAAGCTACATCTAAGCCGcctgtcattgagactggccTTGATGACCTTTGGAGAAAAGTGCAAGCAAGAGAATACTTTGTGGTTGACCATTTGAACAAAACTCCCGCTCAGATATCTATCTTGTCACTGCTACAAAACTATGAGACACACAAGAATGCCCTGATAAAGGTGCTGAGTGAAGCCTATATAGccaccaacatcactagtggagaAGTGGCCAATATGGTTCGGCAG ggtcctgatagatgggggtcgAGTCTCAATATATGTCCACTGACCACTATGAAGATATTGGGTAAAgtcctgcacgagatacgagcaggaagcaTGAATGTAAAGGCGTTTGATGGATCTCAAAGAGCAACAATCAGAGAAATCAACCTCAgtctacagatgggcccaacctag
- the LOC138906340 gene encoding uncharacterized protein translates to MNDVRPGLSSSVLYASSAHRVWEDLKERFDKVNSLRIFYLHREVHTLTQGTMTVTDYFSRLRELWDEFDALMPCPGCPYPESKQYAQHFEYQRLLQFLTGLNESYSKSRSQIMMSKRSQVQCEYCHYKGHTKENCYKLIGYPTDIKAKRKEISTGQYANYVGNAKVSGEERCNMTANMTPTANGSSSSGATQQMS, encoded by the exons ATGAATGATGTGAGACCAGGATTGTCAAGTAGTGTATTGTATGCGTCTAGTGCTCATAGAGTTTGGGAGGATTTGAAAGAGAGGTTTGATAAAGTAAATAGCTTGAGAATATTCTATTTGCATAGAGAAGTTCATACACTGACCCAAGGAACTATGACTGTAACTGACTACTTCTCAAGGCTTAGAGAGTTGTGGGATGAGTTTGATGCCCTCATGCCTTGTCCTGGTTGTCCTTATCCTGAATCCAAACAGTATGCTCAGCACTTTGAGTATCAAAGACTTCTTCAATTCCTCACTGGGTTGAATGAGTCCTATTCTAAATCAAGGAGTCAGATTATGAT GTCCAAAAGGAGTCAAGTTCAGTGTGAATATTGTCACTATAAGGGACATACAAAAGAAAATTGTTACAAATTGATTGGATATCCTACTGATATCaaagccaaaagaaaagaaattagtACAGGACAATATGCCAATTATGTAGGCAATGCAAAAGTTTCAGGTGAAGAGAGATGCAATATGACTGCCAACATGACTCCTACTGCCAATGGATCATCTAGTTCAGGTGCTACACAACAAATGAGTTAA